One genomic segment of Komagataella phaffii GS115 chromosome 4, complete sequence includes these proteins:
- a CDS encoding Mitochondrial iron transporter of the mitochondrial carrier family (MCF), whose product MTTEMEQKSPPPTSHGIRISHETVEEVDYESLPANSSLVANLSAGAFAGIMEHTVMFPIDAIKTRVQMKKHSSLPRGIIASVSKIASTEGGRVLWRGVSSVVLGAGPAHAVYFAVFENSKTALVNTFTNNYNSQLITDQNYPVIAALSGICATLASDALMTPFDVVKQRMQADKTVPKLNLPQMARHLYASEGLSTFYVSYPTTLLMSIPFAAINFGVYEWTASILNPNHNYDPLMHCISGGVSGALAAAVTTPLDCIKTALQTKGLASDPGVRNSRGIKDATIALYRQSGYSAFLRGLRPRIIFNIPSTAISWTAYEMAKAYFFNAQF is encoded by the coding sequence ATGACCACCGAAATGGAACAGAAAAGCCCTCCTCCTACCTCCCATGGAATAAGAATCAGCCATGAAACAGTAGAAGAAGTGGATTACGAGTCTCTTCCAGCAAACTCTTCCCTTGTAGCCAACCTTTCAGCAGGAGCATTTGCTGGTATCATGGAGCATACGGTCATGTTCCCCATAGATGCAATCAAAACAAGAgttcagatgaagaagcaTTCGTCTCTTCCACGAGGAATCATCGCCTCtgtttcaaagattgcTTCAACTGAAGGTGGCCGGGTTCTCTGGCGAGGTGTATCATCAGTGGTCTTGGGAGCAGGACCCGCACATGCTGTCTATTTTGcagtctttgaaaattccAAGACAGCTTTGGTTAACACCTTCACTAATAATTATAACTCGCAACTCATCACAGATCAAAACTACCCAGTAATTGCTGCCTTGTCTGGTATCTGCGCTACACTTGCGTCCGATGCCCTAATGACTCCATTTGACGTCGTCAAGCAAAGAATGCAAGCTGATAAAACTGTACCCAAATTGAACCTACCTCAGATGGCTCGCCATCTGTATGCATCGGAGGGCTTATCTACGTTTTACGTTTCCTATCCAACAACTCTATTAATGAGTATTCCTTTTGCTGCGATCAACTTCGGAGTTTACGAATGGACAGCCTCCATATTAAACCCAAATCATAATTACGATCCTTTAATGCACTGTATATCCGGGGGTGTTTCCGGGGCTCTGGCAGCTGCAGTTACAACACCTTTGGATTGCATCAAGACTGCTCTACAAACTAAAGGGTTAGCGTCAGATCCTGGTGTTCGAAACTCCAGAGGAATAAAAGATGCCACTATAGCCCTTTACCGTCAGTCAGGATACTCAGCCTTTTTGCGTGGTCTCAGACCTCgtatcatcttcaacattCCTTCCACGGCTATCAGCTGGACTGCTTATGAGATGGCAAAGGCCTATTTTTTCAACGCTCAATTCTGA